The Micromonospora sp. NBC_00421 genome contains a region encoding:
- a CDS encoding carbohydrate ABC transporter permease, whose amino-acid sequence MSHVRWGRWLVAVPMAVLALATVYPLVFTVNVAMKTRRDYILDRFSLADALHWENIATAWNSVGMARYLVNSTVVVAVSVVLLLLFGSMAGFALSQLRFRGSSVLFLCCLAALFVPFQVIMVPLARIMGDTGLVDTYPGLVLAYVAQFLPFTIFLMTSYYKTIPTEIIDAARIDGNDVYGVYRRIMLPLGTPALLSVGILNALFCWNDVLISLLLMPSADHRTLMVGVTSLRGQYSDDIPTFASGVLIAAIPVLVIYLFLQRQIADGVAAGATKG is encoded by the coding sequence ATGTCCCACGTCCGGTGGGGCCGGTGGCTGGTCGCCGTCCCGATGGCCGTGCTGGCCCTGGCGACCGTCTACCCGCTGGTCTTCACCGTCAACGTGGCGATGAAGACCAGGCGTGACTACATTCTCGACCGGTTCTCGCTGGCGGACGCCCTGCACTGGGAGAACATCGCCACCGCGTGGAACAGCGTGGGGATGGCCCGGTACCTGGTCAACTCGACGGTCGTGGTGGCGGTCTCGGTCGTCCTGCTGCTGCTGTTCGGGTCGATGGCCGGCTTCGCGCTGAGCCAGTTGCGCTTCCGGGGCTCGTCGGTGCTCTTCCTGTGCTGCCTCGCGGCGCTCTTCGTCCCGTTCCAGGTGATCATGGTGCCGCTGGCCCGGATCATGGGGGACACCGGCCTGGTCGACACCTACCCCGGGCTCGTCCTCGCCTACGTGGCGCAGTTCCTGCCGTTCACGATCTTCCTGATGACCAGCTACTACAAGACCATCCCGACCGAGATCATCGACGCCGCCCGGATCGACGGCAACGACGTCTACGGCGTCTACCGACGGATCATGCTGCCGCTGGGCACCCCGGCGCTGCTGTCGGTCGGCATCCTCAACGCCCTGTTCTGCTGGAACGACGTGCTGATCTCGTTGCTGCTGATGCCCTCGGCCGACCATCGCACCCTGATGGTCGGGGTGACCTCGCTACGGGGGCAGTACTCCGACGACATCCCCACCTTCGCCTCGGGGGTGCTGATCGCCGCGATACCCGTGCTGGTGATCTACCTCTTCCTCCAGCGCCAGATCGCCGACGGTGTCGCCGCCGGCGCCACGAAGGGCTGA
- a CDS encoding carbohydrate ABC transporter permease: MPVDEAMPSVRPAPAGRTDGTPPRQRVPRDRAAPRGGRRAERLAPYVLLAPALLILLLLRFWPLLLGVNFSFTGDGDRDGLMVGFDNYLELFRDPLFRGALRNVGLLVLLLPVAVAIPGLLATFIYLRVPGHRLYRSVYFFPAVLSPVIVGAIFNLLLAFDGPFNALLGGVGLGPVDWLGDPDVAMFVVVGVHIWATFGMALVVFLAGFATLDASLLDAARVDGASLPQTIRHVIVPSLSRTIQFVFVTTMIGMLTSMFGLLYVMTSGGPEGSTYLPEYYIWFQQGQLNRPALASAASTVLFLIMLVVGLLQISLLRRAVREA; encoded by the coding sequence GTGCCGGTCGACGAGGCGATGCCGTCGGTCCGCCCGGCCCCGGCCGGACGGACCGACGGGACACCACCACGGCAACGCGTACCCCGTGATCGGGCCGCCCCGCGCGGTGGCCGGCGCGCTGAGCGCCTCGCCCCCTACGTGCTGCTGGCCCCGGCCCTGCTGATCCTGCTGCTGCTGCGGTTCTGGCCGCTGCTGCTGGGGGTCAACTTCTCCTTCACCGGCGACGGCGACCGCGACGGGCTGATGGTCGGCTTCGACAACTACCTGGAGCTGTTCCGGGATCCGCTGTTCCGGGGCGCGCTGCGTAACGTCGGCCTGCTCGTGCTGCTGCTGCCGGTGGCGGTGGCCATTCCCGGACTGCTCGCCACCTTCATCTACCTGCGGGTACCCGGGCACCGGCTGTACCGCAGCGTCTACTTCTTTCCCGCCGTGTTGTCCCCGGTCATCGTCGGCGCGATCTTCAATCTGCTGCTGGCCTTCGACGGCCCGTTCAACGCCCTGCTCGGTGGCGTCGGCCTCGGCCCGGTGGACTGGCTCGGCGACCCGGACGTGGCGATGTTCGTGGTGGTCGGGGTGCACATCTGGGCGACCTTCGGGATGGCGCTCGTGGTGTTCCTCGCCGGTTTCGCCACCCTGGACGCCTCGTTGCTGGACGCCGCCCGGGTGGACGGCGCGTCGCTGCCCCAGACCATCCGGCACGTGATCGTCCCCAGTCTCTCCCGGACCATCCAGTTCGTCTTCGTCACCACGATGATCGGGATGCTGACCTCCATGTTCGGCCTGCTCTACGTGATGACCAGCGGCGGCCCGGAAGGCTCGACCTACCTGCCGGAGTACTACATCTGGTTCCAGCAGGGACAGCTGAACCGTCCCGCGCTCGCCTCGGCCGCCTCGACGGTGCTCTTCCTCATCATGCTCGTGGTGGGGCTGTTGCAGATCAGCCTGCTCCGGCGGGCGGTGAGGGAGGCGTGA
- a CDS encoding ABC transporter substrate-binding protein, with protein sequence MKQRTVWSAVLVATLALAGCGSAGGSRSSPGGSEGKLVVWDWKSGEPTAAAYLQKAKADFARKHPDVTVEFVAQPFEQYYTLLGTAIQAGKGPDVMLFNGGGQIRDRADALLPLDDYLAEDRQRLTGWEAFTKDGKTYAGPVTLQGHPIYYNRTLYEKAGLDPANPATTWPQFVANCATLTKQTGAKCLALGNKEGFGIQFFLSAFGTGVFTPQEQDDWIAGKRDWTSPHVKRIFALWKETQDAKLNSDGANSTAMFNDSFAIFQSAKAAHVIGLMSDVGHWKDFSEFVTAEKLGVMRAPVVVPGAVPNLPFDGGIGYGVAKWTKDPKVAADLVRSLTSTDALKSFYADAGAIAADTTIDVSQGGPAVTTIVADLKTGKPALHVALSSKTLDLMGRLSQQLLSGSVSVDEAVKQLAASDQAG encoded by the coding sequence ATGAAGCAGCGAACAGTGTGGTCGGCCGTGCTCGTGGCGACGCTGGCGCTGGCCGGCTGCGGGAGCGCCGGCGGATCCCGCTCCTCGCCGGGTGGTTCCGAGGGAAAACTGGTGGTCTGGGACTGGAAGTCCGGTGAGCCGACCGCCGCCGCCTACCTGCAGAAGGCGAAGGCCGACTTCGCCAGGAAGCACCCCGACGTCACCGTCGAGTTCGTCGCCCAGCCCTTCGAGCAGTACTACACCCTGCTCGGCACGGCGATCCAGGCCGGCAAGGGACCCGACGTGATGCTGTTCAACGGCGGCGGCCAGATCCGGGACCGGGCCGACGCGCTGCTGCCGCTGGACGACTACCTGGCCGAGGACCGGCAGCGGCTCACCGGCTGGGAGGCGTTCACCAAGGACGGCAAGACCTACGCCGGCCCGGTGACCCTCCAGGGCCACCCGATCTACTACAACCGGACGCTCTACGAGAAGGCCGGCCTCGACCCTGCCAACCCGGCCACCACCTGGCCGCAGTTCGTCGCCAACTGCGCGACCCTCACCAAGCAGACCGGCGCGAAGTGCCTCGCCCTCGGCAACAAGGAGGGCTTCGGCATCCAGTTCTTCCTCTCCGCCTTCGGGACCGGGGTGTTCACCCCGCAGGAGCAGGACGACTGGATCGCCGGCAAGCGGGACTGGACCTCGCCGCACGTCAAGCGGATCTTCGCGCTCTGGAAGGAGACCCAGGACGCCAAGCTGAACAGCGACGGGGCGAACTCGACGGCGATGTTCAACGACTCCTTCGCGATCTTCCAGTCCGCGAAGGCCGCCCACGTCATCGGGCTGATGTCGGACGTGGGCCACTGGAAGGACTTCAGCGAGTTCGTGACGGCCGAGAAGCTGGGCGTGATGCGCGCCCCGGTCGTCGTACCCGGCGCCGTCCCGAACCTGCCCTTCGACGGCGGCATCGGCTACGGGGTCGCCAAGTGGACCAAGGACCCCAAGGTCGCCGCCGACCTGGTGCGTTCGCTGACCTCGACCGACGCGCTGAAGTCCTTCTACGCCGATGCCGGCGCGATCGCCGCCGACACCACCATCGACGTGTCGCAGGGCGGGCCGGCGGTGACCACCATCGTCGCCGACCTCAAGACCGGCAAGCCCGCCCTGCACGTGGCGCTCTCCTCGAAGACCCTGGACCTGATGGGCCGACTCTCCCAGCAACTGCTGAGCGGTTCGGTCTCGGTCGACGAGGCGGTGAAGCAGTTGGCCGCCTCCGATCAGGCCGGCTGA
- a CDS encoding amidohydrolase family protein yields MTAPSGRSDIVDAHHHLWVRSRHPQPWIDPATMAAIDADFTPADLARVARAAGVAGSVVVQANSTEAETVDLLGTAADDTLVRGVVGWLDVTADDVVDRLARLRAARGGDLLVGIRYSVQDEPDPTFLDRADVRRGIAAVGAAGLAFDLLVRQHQLGAAGRVARDLPEVRFVLDHLGKPALGGPDLAGWARDLHALAAWTNTTAKLSGLVTEVQRSSWTPDDLRPAVDHALDAFGPDRLMFGSDWPVCLLASSYDRWVDTLAGLLDPLGPDERAAIWRHTARRAYRLEAS; encoded by the coding sequence ATGACCGCGCCGTCCGGACGCTCCGACATCGTCGACGCCCACCACCACCTCTGGGTCCGGTCCCGGCACCCGCAACCCTGGATCGACCCGGCCACCATGGCGGCGATCGACGCCGACTTCACCCCGGCCGACCTCGCCCGGGTGGCCCGCGCCGCCGGGGTCGCCGGGTCGGTGGTGGTGCAGGCCAACTCCACCGAGGCGGAGACGGTGGACCTGCTCGGCACCGCCGCCGACGACACCCTGGTGCGGGGGGTCGTCGGGTGGCTGGACGTCACCGCCGACGACGTCGTCGACCGGTTGGCCCGGCTGCGGGCCGCCCGGGGCGGCGACCTGCTGGTCGGCATCCGGTACTCCGTCCAGGACGAGCCCGACCCGACGTTCCTCGACCGGGCCGACGTGCGGCGGGGGATCGCGGCGGTGGGCGCCGCCGGGCTCGCCTTCGACCTGCTGGTCCGGCAGCACCAGCTCGGTGCGGCCGGCCGGGTGGCGCGCGACCTGCCCGAGGTGCGGTTCGTCCTGGACCACCTCGGCAAGCCCGCGCTGGGCGGGCCGGACCTCGCCGGCTGGGCCCGCGACCTGCACGCCCTCGCCGCCTGGACCAACACCACGGCGAAGCTGTCCGGGCTGGTCACCGAGGTGCAGCGGTCATCCTGGACCCCTGACGACCTCCGACCGGCCGTCGACCACGCGCTCGACGCGTTCGGTCCGGACCGGTTGATGTTCGGCTCCGACTGGCCGGTGTGCCTGCTCGCCAGCTCCTACGACCGCTGGGTCGACACCCTGGCGGGGTTGTTGGACCCGCTCGGCCCCGACGAGCGGGCGGCGATCTGGCGGCACACCGCCCGGCGGGCGTACCGGCTGGAGGCGTCGTGA
- a CDS encoding SDR family NAD(P)-dependent oxidoreductase, with protein sequence MSGLFDLSGRTAVVTGARRGIGLAMAEALAVAGADIVGVSAQLEATGSEVEQRVRAAGRRFTALRADLADRAAVRRLVGDLHDLGPVDILVNNGGTIARAPAAEHPDEMWDHVIEVNLTSQFVLSREIGRGMVERGRGKIIFTASLLSFQGGITVPGYAASKSGLTGLTKALANEWAAHGVNVNAIAPGYIATDNTRALRDDPERDRAILARIPTGRWGDADDLAGATVFLAAPASDYVNGIVLPVDGGWLGR encoded by the coding sequence ATGAGCGGCCTGTTCGACCTGTCCGGCCGGACCGCAGTGGTGACCGGTGCCCGCCGGGGCATCGGGCTGGCCATGGCCGAGGCGCTGGCCGTCGCCGGCGCCGACATCGTCGGCGTGTCGGCCCAGCTGGAGGCCACCGGCAGCGAGGTGGAGCAACGGGTACGCGCGGCGGGCCGCCGCTTCACCGCCCTGCGCGCCGACCTGGCCGACCGCGCCGCGGTACGCCGACTCGTCGGGGACCTGCACGACCTCGGCCCGGTCGACATCCTGGTCAACAACGGCGGCACCATCGCCCGCGCCCCGGCGGCGGAGCACCCCGACGAGATGTGGGACCACGTCATCGAGGTGAACCTGACCAGCCAGTTCGTGCTGAGCCGGGAGATCGGCCGGGGAATGGTGGAGCGGGGACGCGGGAAGATCATCTTCACCGCGTCGCTGCTCAGCTTCCAGGGCGGCATCACCGTTCCCGGCTACGCCGCCTCGAAGTCCGGCCTCACCGGGCTCACCAAGGCGCTGGCCAACGAGTGGGCGGCACACGGGGTCAACGTCAACGCCATCGCCCCGGGCTACATCGCCACCGACAACACCCGGGCGCTGCGCGACGACCCGGAGCGCGACCGGGCCATCCTCGCCCGGATCCCGACCGGCCGGTGGGGAGACGCCGACGACCTGGCCGGCGCGACGGTGTTCCTGGCCGCACCGGCGTCGGACTACGTCAACGGCATCGTGCTGCCCGTCGACGGCGGGTGGTTGGGCCGATGA
- a CDS encoding aldo/keto reductase, giving the protein MRAHALPRRPAVRLTELGFGGAQGGNLYRATTDEEFAAAIDTAWEGGLRYYDTAPHYGLGLSERRIGAALRTRPRDEYVVSTKVGRLLVPSPQDGHRRDPEGFDVAADHRRAWDFSRDGVLRSLESSLERTGLDRVDVVYLHDPDDHWEQAATEAVPALVELRDQGVVGAIGAGMNQSHLLTRFVRETDVDVVMCAGRYTLLEQGALADLLPAAEERGVGVVIAGVYNSGLLSRDRPPADATYNYQQAPPELIERARRIADVCQSYGVTLPQAALAFVRSHPAVVSTVVGLRSDAQVAQTLARANADVPAALWPTLRAAGLLTPVAA; this is encoded by the coding sequence GTGAGAGCACACGCGTTGCCGCGTCGACCGGCGGTACGCCTCACCGAGCTGGGGTTCGGCGGGGCGCAGGGCGGCAACCTCTACCGGGCCACCACCGACGAGGAGTTCGCCGCCGCGATCGACACCGCGTGGGAGGGCGGCCTGCGCTACTACGACACCGCGCCGCACTACGGGCTCGGGCTGTCCGAGCGGCGGATCGGCGCGGCCCTGCGTACCCGGCCCCGCGACGAGTACGTGGTGTCGACGAAGGTGGGTCGGCTGCTCGTACCGTCGCCGCAGGACGGTCACCGGCGCGACCCGGAGGGCTTCGACGTGGCCGCGGACCACCGGCGGGCCTGGGACTTCTCCCGTGACGGGGTACTCCGCTCGCTGGAGTCCAGCCTGGAACGCACCGGCCTGGACCGGGTGGACGTGGTCTACCTGCACGACCCCGACGACCACTGGGAGCAGGCCGCCACCGAGGCGGTGCCCGCCCTGGTGGAGCTGCGCGACCAGGGCGTGGTGGGTGCGATCGGCGCCGGCATGAACCAGTCCCACCTGCTGACCCGGTTCGTCCGGGAGACCGACGTCGACGTGGTGATGTGCGCCGGCCGGTACACCCTGCTGGAACAGGGTGCGCTGGCCGACCTGCTGCCCGCCGCCGAGGAGCGGGGCGTCGGCGTGGTGATCGCCGGGGTCTACAACTCCGGCCTGCTGTCCCGGGACCGGCCACCGGCCGACGCGACCTACAACTACCAGCAGGCGCCGCCGGAGCTGATCGAGCGGGCCCGGCGGATCGCCGACGTCTGCCAGTCGTACGGCGTCACCCTGCCCCAGGCGGCGCTCGCCTTCGTCCGGTCACATCCCGCAGTCGTCTCGACGGTCGTCGGCCTGCGCAGCGACGCGCAGGTGGCGCAGACCCTGGCCCGCGCGAACGCCGACGTCCCGGCGGCGCTGTGGCCGACCCTGCGGGCAGCCGGTCTGCTCACCCCGGTCGCGGCATGA
- a CDS encoding mandelate racemase/muconate lactonizing enzyme family protein, with translation MRITGYRTLTTVQEWGRPVGDANGVFTDGVTTVPIIVVETDEGITGVGLGPYADVERIFAAIDGEDPRAVTTLYDRMLRQTFKAGHAGSVFGTIGALDTALWDIKAQAAGQPLWRLLGGRDRRVPAYASGLDIGLDDDELAAAYAVYARHGLRAAKLKGGLDIERDRHRLHLVRDVLTEAGRGQRPGLMLDVNEAWTRKQAVRHVCELERTLDLVWIEEPVRRWDAEGLAVVGRGIRASVATGENLTGLEQYRPLIASAAVDVVQMAAVWGVTHFLRVAALAHAYDLPVSPIGNSPVGLLHAATSVPNHLVSELQDLQPPVGLTRDLHVEDGAFVLGDAPGLGVTLAEEEIRSYPRRTDVPTPEGPNVRPERAGRRLLAVPDQAPAGPGRYVAPLPGASAHHHDGLPNAVRH, from the coding sequence ATGCGGATCACCGGATACCGGACCCTGACCACCGTCCAGGAGTGGGGGCGTCCCGTCGGCGACGCCAACGGCGTCTTCACCGACGGGGTGACCACGGTGCCGATCATCGTGGTCGAGACCGACGAGGGCATCACCGGGGTCGGCCTCGGCCCGTACGCGGACGTCGAACGGATCTTCGCGGCGATCGACGGCGAGGACCCCCGCGCCGTGACCACCCTCTACGACCGGATGCTGCGGCAGACCTTCAAGGCGGGCCACGCCGGATCGGTGTTCGGCACCATCGGGGCGCTGGACACCGCGCTGTGGGACATCAAGGCCCAGGCGGCGGGTCAGCCGCTCTGGCGGCTGCTCGGCGGACGCGACCGGCGGGTGCCCGCGTACGCGTCCGGCCTGGACATCGGCCTGGACGACGACGAACTCGCCGCGGCCTACGCGGTCTACGCCCGGCACGGGCTGCGGGCCGCGAAGCTCAAGGGCGGCCTCGACATCGAGCGGGACCGGCACCGGCTGCACCTGGTCCGGGACGTGTTGACCGAGGCCGGGCGGGGACAGCGGCCCGGCCTGATGCTCGACGTGAACGAGGCCTGGACCCGCAAGCAGGCCGTCCGGCACGTCTGCGAGCTGGAACGCACCCTGGACCTCGTCTGGATCGAGGAACCCGTCCGCCGGTGGGACGCCGAGGGCCTGGCCGTGGTCGGGCGCGGAATCCGGGCCTCGGTCGCCACCGGGGAGAACCTCACCGGCCTCGAACAGTACCGGCCACTGATCGCCTCGGCGGCGGTCGACGTCGTACAGATGGCCGCGGTGTGGGGGGTGACCCACTTCCTGCGGGTGGCCGCCCTGGCGCACGCCTACGACCTGCCGGTCAGCCCGATCGGCAACAGCCCGGTCGGGCTGCTGCACGCCGCCACGTCGGTGCCGAACCACCTGGTCAGCGAGCTACAGGACCTCCAGCCACCGGTCGGGCTCACCCGGGACCTGCACGTCGAGGACGGCGCGTTCGTCCTCGGCGACGCACCGGGGCTGGGTGTCACGCTCGCCGAGGAGGAGATCCGGAGCTATCCGCGTCGCACGGACGTGCCGACCCCCGAGGGCCCCAACGTACGGCCGGAACGTGCCGGCCGCCGGTTGCTGGCGGTGCCCGACCAGGCGCCCGCCGGGCCGGGACGGTACGTCGCCCCGCTGCCCGGTGCCTCCGCGCACCACCACGACGGACTTCCGAACGCCGTCCGGCACTGA
- a CDS encoding FadR/GntR family transcriptional regulator — protein MTARESTLNTAAPPTWARRPANLATAVTAELVERIVRGSHPTGSPLPPEPALCEAFSVSRTVVREAVKILQEKGLVQVRQGSGTIVTPPSMWDMLDELVLAATIAEDDGLTILDDLVATRRVLESDMANVAARLADQATVDRLRALVDRMDELVGDQVAYHEHDRAFHDVIMQASGNRIARGVVRSLESQVVNTARYMGRSERALCVASNRGHRRIYERIAARDPDGAAEAMVTHITEAWLVRRSGPDTARLVR, from the coding sequence ATGACGGCACGAGAGAGCACCCTGAACACGGCGGCACCCCCGACCTGGGCACGACGACCCGCCAACCTCGCCACGGCGGTCACCGCCGAGCTGGTGGAACGCATCGTGCGCGGAAGCCACCCCACAGGCTCCCCGCTGCCCCCCGAACCGGCGCTGTGCGAGGCGTTCTCGGTCAGCCGCACGGTCGTCCGGGAGGCCGTCAAGATCCTTCAGGAGAAGGGTCTGGTGCAGGTCCGACAGGGCAGCGGCACCATCGTCACCCCGCCGTCGATGTGGGACATGCTCGACGAACTCGTCCTCGCGGCGACCATCGCCGAGGACGACGGCCTGACCATCCTCGACGACCTGGTGGCCACCCGTCGGGTGCTGGAGTCCGACATGGCCAACGTCGCCGCCCGGCTGGCCGACCAGGCGACGGTCGACCGGCTGCGCGCGCTGGTCGACCGGATGGACGAACTGGTCGGCGACCAGGTCGCCTACCACGAACACGACCGGGCGTTCCACGACGTGATCATGCAGGCGTCCGGCAACCGGATCGCCCGGGGCGTGGTGCGGTCCCTGGAGAGCCAGGTGGTGAACACCGCCCGCTACATGGGCCGCTCCGAGCGCGCCCTGTGTGTGGCGTCCAACCGGGGGCACCGGCGCATCTACGAACGCATCGCGGCCCGCGACCCGGACGGTGCCGCCGAGGCCATGGTCACCCACATCACCGAGGCCTGGCTGGTCCGCCGCAGCGGCCCGGACACCGCACGGCTGGTGCGCTGA
- a CDS encoding zinc-dependent alcohol dehydrogenase: MKAVVYRSARHLEVERRAPEPPGPGQLRIAVAYTGICGTDLHVYHGDMDARVGASAVIGHEMSGRVAEVGAGVTDHAVGQPVTVMPTRFCGRCAACRRGDSHICHAMNFLGVDSPGAMQSSWTVPADLVVPLPAELPLDEAALVEPVAVAVHDVRRGRVTDADQVVVVGGGPVGVLIATVARQRGARVLLVEPDPFRRSVATAVGIDAVDPKDTDVVALVNERTDGAGADVAFEVSGSAAGVGTAVDVLTTRGRLVMVAIHPQPRPVNLHRVFWRELELLGARLYQREDMVEAVRLVASGAIPARQLISRVVPVDEAASAFTALEGGGVMKVLLDLREADR; the protein is encoded by the coding sequence ATGAAGGCAGTGGTCTACCGAAGCGCGCGGCACCTGGAGGTCGAGCGGCGCGCTCCGGAGCCGCCCGGGCCCGGCCAGCTGCGGATCGCGGTGGCCTACACCGGGATCTGCGGCACCGACCTGCACGTCTACCACGGCGACATGGACGCCCGGGTGGGCGCGTCGGCGGTGATCGGGCACGAGATGTCCGGGCGGGTCGCCGAGGTCGGCGCGGGCGTCACCGACCACGCCGTGGGTCAGCCGGTCACCGTGATGCCCACCCGCTTCTGCGGCCGGTGCGCCGCCTGCCGGCGCGGCGACTCGCACATCTGCCACGCGATGAACTTCCTCGGCGTGGACTCCCCGGGTGCCATGCAGTCCTCCTGGACGGTCCCGGCCGACCTGGTGGTGCCGCTCCCCGCCGAGCTGCCCCTCGACGAGGCCGCCCTGGTGGAACCGGTCGCGGTCGCCGTGCACGACGTACGTCGGGGCCGGGTGACCGACGCCGACCAGGTCGTCGTGGTCGGTGGCGGGCCGGTCGGCGTGCTCATCGCCACCGTCGCCCGGCAGCGTGGCGCGCGGGTCCTGCTGGTCGAGCCGGACCCGTTCCGCCGGTCGGTGGCCACCGCTGTCGGCATCGACGCCGTGGACCCGAAGGACACCGACGTGGTGGCCTTGGTGAACGAGCGCACCGACGGTGCGGGGGCTGACGTGGCCTTCGAGGTCTCCGGCTCCGCCGCCGGTGTCGGCACCGCCGTCGACGTGCTGACCACCCGGGGCCGGCTGGTCATGGTGGCGATCCATCCGCAGCCCCGACCGGTGAACCTGCACCGGGTCTTCTGGCGCGAACTGGAACTGCTCGGCGCCCGGCTCTACCAGCGCGAGGACATGGTGGAGGCGGTCCGGCTGGTCGCCTCCGGGGCGATCCCGGCCCGGCAGCTCATCTCCCGGGTGGTGCCGGTGGACGAGGCGGCGTCCGCCTTCACCGCCCTGGAGGGCGGCGGCGTGATGAAGGTGCTGCTCGACCTGCGGGAGGCGGACCGATGA
- a CDS encoding family 43 glycosylhydrolase produces the protein MRPALPPLTRLRRSFAWLAALLLVSTLLPASVAKADNPIVQHIYTADPAPLVHDGRVYLYTGHDEDGSTYFTMKEWRVWSSADMVNWTDHGSPLNVGTFSWAKSDAWAGQVIARNGKFYWYVPVTAKSTNSMAIGVAVGDSPTGPFRDAIGRPLVANGEIDPTVMIDDDGQAYLYWGNPNLWYVKLNTDMISYSGSATKIPLTTAGFGTRNGNANRPTLYEEGPWVYKRNGLYYNVFAAECCGEFIAYSTATGPTGPWTYRGTVMPRQGGSFTNHPGVIDFNGGSYFFYHNGALPGGGGYTRSVAVEKFSYNTNGTIPTINMTSTGAPQIGTLNPYVRQEAETIAWGSGIETEASSEGGMNVGFIENGDYIKVKGVAFGTGATSFNARVASAGSGGTIEVRLDSATGTRVASCAVPVTGGWQNWQTVSCPVSGATGTHDMYLRFTGGSGTLFNVNWWQFNSGTNPTPTPTATPTPTPTATPTPTPTTPTPTTPAPTTPAPTTPGDRSCAVTNTVVNTWQGGFEGKLTITNGSVPVTGWRVNFTFPSGQTVSQAWNGTLSQQGNQVTVTNASYNGQLAAGASTTVGYISSTTGSNQPPTNLTCTPA, from the coding sequence GTGAGACCCGCACTGCCACCACTGACCCGACTGCGGCGCTCCTTCGCCTGGCTCGCGGCCCTGCTCCTGGTCTCGACGCTGCTCCCGGCCAGCGTCGCGAAGGCCGACAACCCGATCGTCCAGCACATCTACACCGCCGACCCGGCTCCGCTGGTGCACGACGGCCGGGTGTACCTCTACACCGGGCACGACGAGGACGGGTCGACGTACTTCACCATGAAGGAGTGGCGGGTCTGGTCCTCCGCCGACATGGTCAACTGGACCGACCACGGCTCACCGCTCAACGTCGGCACCTTCAGCTGGGCGAAGTCGGACGCCTGGGCAGGCCAGGTCATCGCCCGCAACGGCAAGTTCTACTGGTACGTCCCGGTGACCGCGAAGTCGACCAACTCGATGGCCATCGGGGTGGCGGTGGGCGACAGCCCCACCGGCCCGTTCCGCGACGCCATCGGCCGCCCACTGGTGGCCAACGGCGAGATCGACCCGACCGTCATGATCGACGACGACGGGCAGGCATACCTCTACTGGGGCAACCCGAACCTGTGGTACGTCAAGCTGAACACGGACATGATCTCGTACTCCGGCAGCGCCACCAAGATCCCCCTCACCACCGCCGGGTTCGGCACCCGCAACGGCAACGCGAACCGCCCCACCCTCTACGAGGAGGGTCCGTGGGTCTACAAGCGCAACGGCCTCTACTACAACGTCTTCGCCGCCGAGTGCTGCGGTGAGTTCATCGCCTACTCCACGGCCACCGGCCCGACCGGACCGTGGACCTACCGGGGCACCGTCATGCCCAGGCAGGGCGGCAGCTTCACCAACCACCCAGGGGTCATCGACTTCAACGGCGGTTCGTACTTCTTCTACCACAACGGCGCGCTGCCCGGCGGCGGTGGCTACACCCGTTCGGTCGCGGTGGAGAAGTTCTCCTACAACACCAACGGCACCATCCCGACGATCAACATGACCTCCACCGGCGCACCGCAGATCGGCACGCTGAATCCGTACGTGCGGCAGGAGGCCGAGACCATCGCCTGGGGCTCCGGCATCGAGACGGAGGCGTCCAGCGAGGGTGGCATGAACGTCGGATTCATCGAGAACGGCGACTACATCAAGGTCAAGGGGGTCGCCTTCGGCACCGGCGCGACGTCGTTCAACGCCCGGGTGGCCTCGGCCGGCAGCGGCGGCACCATCGAGGTCCGGCTGGACAGCGCCACCGGTACCCGGGTGGCCAGTTGCGCCGTGCCGGTCACCGGCGGCTGGCAGAACTGGCAGACCGTTTCCTGCCCGGTCTCCGGCGCGACAGGTACCCACGACATGTACCTGCGGTTCACCGGCGGCAGCGGCACCCTGTTCAACGTCAACTGGTGGCAGTTCAACAGTGGCACCAATCCGACGCCCACCCCGACCGCGACGCCCACCCCGACGCCCACCGCTACCCCCACCCCCACCCCGACGACCCCGACCCCGACGACCCCGGCTCCGACCACGCCGGCTCCGACGACGCCCGGCGACCGCTCCTGCGCGGTCACCAACACCGTGGTCAACACCTGGCAGGGTGGCTTCGAGGGGAAGTTGACCATCACCAACGGGTCCGTCCCGGTCACCGGCTGGCGGGTGAACTTCACCTTCCCCAGTGGGCAGACGGTGTCCCAGGCCTGGAACGGCACCCTGAGCCAGCAGGGCAACCAGGTGACCGTCACCAACGCCAGCTACAACGGACAGCTCGCGGCGGGGGCGTCCACCACCGTGGGCTACATCAGCTCGACCACCGGCAGCAACCAACCACCGACCAACCTGACCTGCACGCCGGCCTGA